One genomic region from Nilaparvata lugens isolate BPH chromosome 3, ASM1435652v1, whole genome shotgun sequence encodes:
- the LOC111058322 gene encoding tax1-binding protein 1 homolog, with protein sequence MEIPTSNGELINLCDDSKQSDADVNLNEENDLVKVSFIDVDDMYPTDCDLRCRYSFKTAFVHPNPGDRIAIFKVGWKHVTEYYLFKMVKVPAEEHVLACQRICFSAPVLPKNVKDLYQLCYLTHDNLVLGASPPFSFYNASAQELVCVEDKACQEVMIYKSRLSVLHDRVGRVEDEKELSDLKAYAFGSRLKQVEQELASSRKEIQAISSWSASTQEELEKQKRANLELSKLLNEEHGSCGTKLTELEKQLAIKTEKLEALEEQLCKEDEEKKRLNSGIDTLTAKCIENENLLKELNQYNETLKKELDATKLEMASSLEDRQHQTEKENYLLEANFRLEKDNTKLVDMLADLGIPDWLPSGLNADKTPALDGCGSQTSTADSSECAVNTKDIQGLVDDSMLNKQLLEKCQEEIKSHENEKMDLKTRVEVLESERDMEKEGLMKLVSDLRSALLKMPGLEEQWKLLLESARVLASRNFKSVIDGMTLGDEYPSTEARNLIDSLCITAQCYDSLLVDHRIKSKELEKLTDLYKKLEENNDNLKKKVTELEETSKELNSCFSAIKKNSFDSDAVNLRRQLTEATKKAAELERELKEMKSAKALSAIGQVTITSALSSSSSNNKCTQCTSSNNDKAPQESQEQVEKLQRFMKKSAVEYAKLYHKFLLERQMRLKMGDAIKTDLNQELPSSQKPDV encoded by the exons GTATCTTTCATTGATGTCGATGATATGTATCCGACAGATTGCGATCTCAGATGTCGCTATTCCTTCAAAACTGCATTCGTACACCCAAATCCAGGAGATAGAATAGCAATATTCAAAGTTGGATGGAAGCATGTTACAGAATACTATCTTTTCAAGATGGTTAAAGTGCCAGCTGAAGAACACGTGCTTGCCTGTCAACGAATATGTTTCTCCG CTCCAGTCCTGCCAAAGAATGTGAAGGATCTCTACCAACTTTGTTATCTAACACATGATAATCTGGTGCTCGGAGCTAGCCCACCCTTCAGCTTCTATAACGCGTCCGCTCAGGAACTGGTGTGTGTTGAAGACAAAGCCTGCCAAGAGGTCATGATCTACAAATCTCGTTTGTCTGTGCTCCATGATCGTGTTGGAAGA gttgaagatgaaaaagagCTGTCGGACTTGAAAGCGTATGCGTTTGGCTCTCGCCTGAAGCAAGTAGAGCAGGAGCTGGCCTCCTCAAGAAAAGAGATTCAGGCCATCTCGTCTTGGTCTGCTTCAACGCAGGAAGAACTAGAGAAACAGAAGAGAGCAAACTTAGAGCTATCCAAACTGCTTAATGAAGAGCATGGCAGTTGTGGCACTAAACTTACTGAATTAGAAAAACAATTAGCAATCAAGACTGAAAAGCTTGAAGCACTTGAAGAACAGCTGTGCaaggaagatgaagagaagaaaagacTTAATTCTGGAATAGACACTTTGACTGCAAAGTGTATCGAGAATGAGAATCTTCTAAAAGAATTGAACCAATACAATGAGACTCTCAAGAAAGAGCTAGATGCAACAAAATTGGAAATGGCATCGTCTTTGGAG GATCGTCAACATCAAACAGAAAAAGAGAATTACCTTCTTGAAGCCAATTTTCGACTTGAGAAAGATAATACAA aGCTGGTCGATATGCTGGCAGACCTTGGAATCCCAGACTGGTTACCGAGTGGATTAAATGCTGATAAGACTCCGGCACTCGACGGGTGTGGCTCGCAAACTTCAACTGCAGACTCCAGTGAATGTGCAGTGAACACCAAGGATATTCAAGGATTAGTTGATGATTCAATGCTGAATAAGCAATTATTGGAAAAGTGTCAGGAAGAGATAAAGAGTCATGAAAACGAAAAAATGGACTTGAAAACTAGGGTTGAGGTACTGGAGAGTGAACGTGACATGGAAAAAGAAGGCTTGATGAAGCTTGTGTCCGATCTGCGCTCAGCCCTTCTAAAGATGCCAGGATTGGAAGAACAATGGAAACTACTACTGGAGTCTGCCCGTGTATTGGCAAGCAGAAATTTCAAATCAGTGATCGATGGCATGACATTGGGAGATGAGTATCCAAGCACAGAGGCGCGCAACTTGATAGACAGTCTTTGCATAACTGCTCAATGTTACGATTCGCTGCTCGTAGACCATAGAATCAAGTCGAAGGAGCTCGAAAAACTCACTGATCTCTATAAAAAACTCGAggagaataatgataatttgaagaaaaaagttACTGAGTTGGAAGAAACTTCAAAAGAGCTCAACAGTTGTTTTTCagcaataaaaaaaaacagtttcgATTCAGACGCAGTAAATTTGAGACGACAATTGACTGAAGCTACAAAGAAAGCTGCCGAACTGGAGAGGGAGTTGAAGGAGATGAAATCAGCAAAGGCGTTGTCAGCTATTGGGCAGGTCACAATCACCTCCGCTCTTTCATCTTCTAGCTCCAACAATAAATGCACCCAATGTACCTCGTCAAATAATGATAAGGCACCTCAAGAGTCACAA GAGCAGGTTGAGAAATTGCAAcgttttatgaaaaaatctgCTGTTGAATATGCAAAGTTGTACCACAAATTCTTGTTGGAGCGACAAATGAGGTTGAAAATGGGAGATGCTATCAAGACAGACCTCAATCAAGAGCTGCCCTCATCTCAAAAACCtg aTGTCTAA